A stretch of DNA from Globicephala melas chromosome 19, mGloMel1.2, whole genome shotgun sequence:
ATCTGCTTCTGCGGCTGTGCTCCTCACCCTTCAGGCTGCTGTGGACAGCAGCCAGCCTCCGGGATCCGTGCCTCCGGCTCCCACCACTCCCACGGGAGAAGATGTGAAGCCCATTGACCTGACGGTGCAAGTGGAGTTCGCGGCCGCAGAGGGCGCAGCCGCCGCGGCCGCTGCGTCGGAGCTAGAGGCTGCTACAGCAGGGCTGGAGGCCGCCGAGTGCCCCATGGGCCCCCAGTTGGTGGTGGTCggggaagagggcttccctgatacTGGCTCCGACCACTCGTACTCGTTGTCGTCAGGCACCACAGAGGAGGAGCTCTTGCGCAAGCTGAACGAGCAGCGGGACATCCTGGCGCTGATGGAGGTGAAGATGAAGGAGATGAAGGGCAGCATCCGTCACCTGCGTCTCACCGAAGCCAAACTCCGTGAAGAACTACGCGAGAAGGATAGGCTGCTGGCCATGGCTGTCATCCGCAAGAAGCACGGAATGTGAACGAGTCCCCTTTCGGCCTTCGGGACTCCCAGACTCCTGCCAGCTTAGAGGGACCTGAGGCCACCGCTGTTGAACTCCCTCATACTCCTGGGGCACTGGTTGGCAGTACTGAGCCTTAGGGCAGCTGGACTCTTTTGCTGGTGACCAAGCACCCTCTCTTGTTTCTTCCTGAAGCAAGGT
This window harbors:
- the THAP11 gene encoding THAP domain-containing protein 11 — its product is MPGFTCCVPGCYNNSHRDKALHFYTFPKDAELRRLWLKNVSRAGVSGCFSTFQPTTGHRLCSVHFQGGRKTYTVRVPTIFPLRGVNERKVARRPAGAAAARRRQQQQQQQQQQQQQQQQQQQQQQQQQQQPSPSASTAQTAQLQPNLVSASAAVLLTLQAAVDSSQPPGSVPPAPTTPTGEDVKPIDLTVQVEFAAAEGAAAAAAASELEAATAGLEAAECPMGPQLVVVGEEGFPDTGSDHSYSLSSGTTEEELLRKLNEQRDILALMEVKMKEMKGSIRHLRLTEAKLREELREKDRLLAMAVIRKKHGM